The following are encoded in a window of Lusitaniella coriacea LEGE 07157 genomic DNA:
- a CDS encoding N-acetylmuramoyl-L-alanine amidase — protein MGRQWQYSRILAGAIALGSATMLYPAPTKAQQSLYLSYPPREHQTSAAQIFLIGTAPPEGEVLVNGEAIQRSPAGHFAPSFPLKMGENRFTLRYNERTLEVKVTRSRDLAEIPTGINFGKDSLTPSRDIARLPGEPICLSAIAPPNATVSVQLGNQTLPLLPQNALVQLPPNSAVLNAQNQPTLTSARQYQGCTTGTNASNLGKPTFNLELNGRRISQKAPGAIALLSPTQLDVIEVTAAAGVARTGPSTNYSRLTPLPKGTQAAVTGREGEWLRLDYGGWIKASETQTIPNGVPPQSTIRSVLSRSGEEATEVVFPLTVPVPISVQQSDDTFTLTLYNTTAQTDTIWLDDDPLIQRLDWQQVEPGRIEYTFHLKSAQQWGYELRYEGTSLILSLRHPPQQSSRTAQPLQGIKILVDPGHGGQEAGARGPNGHLEKDVNLTISKLLQRELERRGATVYMTRETDIDVSLQDRMAAIDRLKPAIALSVHYNALPDGGDAEKTAGIGMFWYNAQAHSLAVFLHNYLVETLNRSSYGVFWNNLALTRPHSAPAILMELGFMINPWEFEWITDPQEQEKLARAIADGVTAWFENTN, from the coding sequence ATGGGAAGGCAATGGCAATATTCAAGAATTTTGGCGGGCGCGATCGCGCTGGGAAGTGCAACGATGCTGTATCCCGCTCCTACAAAGGCACAACAATCCCTTTACCTGTCCTATCCTCCTCGCGAACATCAAACCAGTGCAGCACAAATTTTTTTAATTGGAACTGCCCCTCCAGAGGGAGAGGTATTGGTAAATGGCGAGGCGATTCAACGCAGTCCGGCAGGACATTTCGCCCCCAGTTTCCCCCTGAAAATGGGAGAAAATCGCTTTACCTTGCGCTATAACGAGCGAACCCTTGAGGTTAAGGTTACGCGATCGCGCGATCTCGCAGAAATCCCCACAGGCATTAATTTCGGCAAAGACTCCCTCACCCCCTCCCGCGACATTGCCCGATTGCCGGGAGAACCGATTTGTTTGAGTGCCATTGCCCCTCCTAACGCGACGGTTTCCGTCCAACTGGGCAATCAAACCCTTCCCCTACTCCCCCAAAATGCTTTAGTTCAGTTACCGCCCAACTCCGCCGTATTGAACGCCCAAAATCAACCCACCCTAACCTCTGCCCGCCAGTACCAAGGTTGCACGACTGGGACAAATGCTTCAAACCTCGGCAAACCCACCTTTAACCTCGAACTCAACGGCAGGCGCATCAGCCAAAAAGCCCCCGGCGCGATCGCGCTTCTCTCGCCTACTCAACTCGATGTCATTGAAGTTACCGCAGCCGCAGGGGTTGCTCGCACGGGCCCTAGCACGAATTATTCCCGCCTGACCCCCCTCCCCAAAGGCACGCAAGCGGCTGTTACTGGGCGCGAGGGGGAGTGGTTGCGCCTCGATTACGGGGGGTGGATTAAAGCCAGCGAAACCCAGACCATTCCCAACGGGGTTCCGCCTCAAAGCACGATTCGCAGCGTCCTCTCTCGTTCTGGGGAAGAGGCAACAGAGGTCGTTTTCCCCCTAACCGTTCCCGTCCCCATCTCCGTGCAGCAAAGCGACGATACCTTTACCCTGACGCTGTATAACACCACCGCCCAGACGGATACCATTTGGCTAGATGACGATCCGTTAATTCAGCGTTTGGATTGGCAGCAAGTCGAACCGGGTCGAATTGAATATACTTTTCACCTCAAATCCGCTCAACAGTGGGGTTACGAACTGCGCTACGAAGGAACGAGTTTAATCCTATCCCTGCGCCATCCTCCCCAACAAAGTAGCAGGACAGCGCAACCCCTACAAGGGATTAAAATTCTGGTCGATCCCGGACACGGGGGGCAGGAGGCAGGGGCAAGGGGTCCCAACGGTCATTTGGAAAAAGATGTCAATTTGACCATTTCTAAGCTATTGCAGCGCGAATTGGAAAGGCGAGGCGCAACGGTTTATATGACCAGGGAGACGGATATTGATGTATCTCTGCAAGATCGCATGGCAGCCATCGATCGCCTGAAGCCCGCGATCGCGCTTTCCGTTCACTATAACGCCCTTCCCGATGGGGGAGACGCAGAAAAAACGGCTGGAATTGGGATGTTTTGGTATAACGCCCAAGCCCACAGTTTAGCGGTCTTCCTCCACAATTACCTCGTTGAAACCCTCAATCGCTCCTCCTACGGCGTATTTTGGAATAACCTCGCCCTCACGCGACCCCACAGCGCCCCAGCGATTTTGATGGAATTAGGGTTTATGATCAATCCTTGGGAATTTGAGTGGATTACTGACCCCCAGGAACAAGAAAAGTTAGCTCGCGCGATCGCGGATGGCGTGACAGCGTGGTTTGAAAATACCAATTAG
- a CDS encoding SDR family oxidoreductase, with amino-acid sequence MKKLLITGASGFLGWNLCHIARKEWDICGTTFSHALDIPGVTTRSLDLRDFEALKQLFAEVKPDAVIHAAACSKPNYCQTHPNEAYGMNVTVTRNIAGLCADAEIPCVFTSTDLIFDGLNAPYKETHSPNPICIYGEQKVIAEESARSRYPKIAICRMPVMFGLPSPASPSFLQGFIRTLREGKEIALFTDEYRSSVSASTAAKGLLLALEKAKGTIHLGGKERLSRYDFGRLMAEVLELPSTGIKACLQKDVKMPAPRPSDVSLDSSKAFDLGYNPPLIREELEQLKGKV; translated from the coding sequence ATGAAAAAACTTCTAATTACAGGGGCCAGCGGTTTCCTCGGTTGGAATCTCTGCCATATTGCACGAAAAGAATGGGATATTTGCGGTACAACCTTTTCTCATGCCCTCGATATCCCTGGCGTAACCACAAGATCCTTAGATTTGCGGGATTTTGAAGCGCTGAAACAACTTTTTGCTGAGGTAAAACCCGACGCAGTGATTCATGCTGCGGCTTGTTCCAAACCCAACTATTGCCAAACCCACCCCAATGAAGCCTATGGGATGAACGTTACCGTCACCAGAAATATTGCGGGATTGTGTGCCGATGCAGAAATTCCCTGTGTCTTCACCTCAACCGATCTCATTTTCGATGGATTAAACGCACCTTATAAAGAAACCCATTCTCCAAATCCCATTTGTATTTATGGCGAACAAAAAGTCATCGCTGAAGAAAGCGCGCGATCGCGCTACCCTAAAATTGCAATTTGCCGAATGCCCGTTATGTTTGGGTTGCCCTCTCCCGCCTCTCCCAGTTTTCTACAAGGATTTATTCGCACCTTAAGAGAAGGAAAAGAAATTGCCCTCTTTACTGATGAATATCGTAGTTCTGTGAGCGCTTCCACTGCGGCAAAAGGACTCCTATTAGCCTTAGAAAAAGCAAAAGGAACTATCCATTTAGGAGGCAAAGAACGACTGTCTCGATACGATTTTGGACGTTTAATGGCTGAAGTCCTTGAGCTGCCTTCAACAGGAATTAAAGCCTGTTTGCAAAAAGATGTAAAAATGCCTGCACCGCGCCCCTCTGATGTTTCTCTGGATAGTTCCAAAGCTTTTGATTTAGGCTACAATCCTCCCTTAATTCGAGAAGAGTTAGAGCAGTTAAAAGGCAAAGTTTAA
- a CDS encoding sulfotransferase family protein, producing the protein MKDIKLPTFLVIGAAKCGTTALYHYLKQHPQIHMSPVLEPKFFEFADGKMTGFNGPGDRNANSHVTTDLESYSKLFEASENEIAQGESSPSYLYCEGVPERIKETIPDVKIIAILRHPVERAYSNYLHLYASGREPITDFEQALNAEQERMDKDWEYFWHYKRQGFYSKKLKKYFDIFDRDQIKVFLYEDYRANPQAVLKEIFEFINVDETFVPNFEQKHNVTSFAKSRTLVNLMTQPNPIKSIVKPLIPSGIRSKIFFSVKDKMMTNKKPKLSQSAKEYLLDEYREDILNLQGLLQKDLSHWLEVSKIKY; encoded by the coding sequence ATGAAAGATATCAAACTTCCTACTTTTCTAGTGATTGGTGCGGCAAAATGCGGTACGACTGCACTTTATCACTATTTAAAGCAGCATCCGCAAATTCACATGAGTCCCGTTTTAGAACCAAAGTTTTTTGAATTTGCCGATGGAAAAATGACGGGTTTCAATGGCCCTGGTGATAGAAATGCGAACTCTCATGTTACGACTGATTTAGAATCGTATTCTAAGCTATTTGAAGCGAGTGAAAATGAGATTGCACAGGGCGAATCTTCTCCGTCTTATCTATATTGTGAAGGGGTTCCAGAGCGAATCAAAGAGACGATTCCTGATGTCAAAATTATTGCAATACTCCGCCATCCCGTCGAACGAGCTTATTCCAATTACTTACACTTGTATGCATCTGGGCGCGAACCTATTACTGATTTTGAACAAGCGCTGAACGCAGAACAAGAACGAATGGATAAGGACTGGGAGTATTTTTGGCATTACAAACGTCAAGGATTTTATTCTAAGAAACTGAAGAAATATTTTGATATTTTCGATCGCGACCAAATTAAGGTCTTCCTTTATGAGGATTACAGAGCGAATCCCCAGGCTGTACTTAAGGAGATATTTGAGTTTATCAATGTCGATGAAACTTTTGTACCGAACTTTGAGCAGAAACATAACGTTACGAGTTTTGCCAAGTCAAGAACTCTTGTCAATTTAATGACGCAGCCCAATCCGATTAAGTCGATTGTCAAGCCTTTAATTCCGTCTGGAATTCGCTCGAAAATTTTCTTTTCTGTGAAGGATAAAATGATGACCAATAAAAAACCGAAACTTTCTCAAAGTGCCAAAGAGTATTTACTTGATGAATACCGCGAAGACATTTTAAATCTCCAGGGGTTGCTGCAAAAAGATCTTTCTCATTGGCTGGAGGTATCAAAGATTAAATATTGA
- a CDS encoding Uma2 family endonuclease codes for MVVLQVRQLNVPPGQRVLFSDISWQKFEEILAELGEHRASRLAYDSGTLEIMTPLPEHEDSKEIIGDLLKAFLEEEEIEFRSLGSTTFKNQAMLKGIEPNQCFYIQNEAAIRGKKRLDLTIDPPPGLALEIEITSRTHPNTYAALGVPELWRFQHERLCIYLLQAGTYVEVERSPTFRNLDLKTIIPQYLEQSRLVGRNTTIKRFRQWVRESR; via the coding sequence ATGGTTGTCCTTCAAGTCAGACAACTCAACGTACCGCCCGGTCAGCGAGTGCTATTCTCTGACATCAGTTGGCAAAAATTTGAAGAGATTCTCGCAGAACTCGGAGAACATCGCGCGTCGCGTCTTGCTTACGACAGCGGAACCCTAGAAATTATGACCCCCCTCCCCGAACACGAAGACAGCAAGGAAATCATTGGCGACCTCCTCAAAGCATTCTTAGAAGAAGAAGAAATCGAGTTCAGAAGTCTTGGTTCCACAACCTTTAAAAACCAAGCAATGCTCAAAGGAATCGAACCCAACCAATGTTTTTACATTCAGAATGAGGCTGCCATTCGGGGAAAAAAACGCTTGGATTTAACGATCGATCCGCCGCCAGGTTTAGCCTTAGAAATTGAGATCACCTCCCGCACTCACCCCAACACCTATGCTGCGTTAGGCGTTCCCGAACTATGGCGATTTCAGCACGAACGGCTTTGTATTTATCTCCTCCAAGCCGGAACCTACGTCGAAGTCGAGAGAAGTCCGACATTTCGCAATCTAGACCTTAAGACAATCATTCCTCAATATCTCGAACAGAGTCGTCTTGTGGGTCGCAATACAACGATAAAAAGATTTCGACAGTGGGTGAGAGAGAGTCGATAG
- a CDS encoding CHASE2 domain-containing protein yields MKHPVGSSSFDRDRASNLPSATRERKDIVRIRPLNGIGKRFGFANLNALLIVVWALLGAVATGSNLGMVQRLERQIQVTFFQIRGSVPPPDEIIILAIDEESLNQGQLAAKDPQGHPDLTPIFQFPWQRKAYGDAIARLMSAGAKSVSLDILLTDPSRYGTKDDRQLQQVLQRWGDRVTLAFAHETSQNQGIQHYLVKPHPQLLPGEPSSIHPGLINFVPDSDGRIYRLATDYRDRVLRPLGFKPIPSFAEATLNAAKIDIPPNAGEEIFYYGGTGTFPTLSFWNVLDDNNWELHRKNGTFKDKIVLIGATAETLQDFKRTPFSEMMPGVEVHANAIATLMQGRGISPLLPNPPLRGLLLFCAIVGIGLFLNRKLKTPIAQLLGAIALSAVWIAISYLAFTAAGLIVPTAIPAIAIALCGISGLATGSIREQLERMRIYRTLERYVAEPIVNEILDRHADDFQSLLKGRRVKTAILFSDIRSFTTFSLTREPEQVVAQLNTYLEAMVNAILAEGGTLDKFIGDAVMAEFGSPISHGERNDALNAIRAALGMRRELVKLQQKWRETGEEILFNGIGIHYGEAIAGDIGSSKRREFAVIGDTVNVASRVEGLTGKLFVDILITEPLYELVADAVDVVDMGAHSLKGRGDKKIRLYSLVGLKGENHEIYVQVRNALRRYLDFKKRTSGSS; encoded by the coding sequence ATGAAACATCCTGTGGGGTCAAGCTCGTTCGATCGCGATCGCGCCAGTAATCTGCCTTCAGCAACACGCGAGAGGAAAGACATCGTGCGGATTCGCCCCCTTAACGGCATCGGAAAACGATTTGGATTTGCCAATCTCAACGCGCTTCTCATCGTTGTTTGGGCGCTGTTGGGGGCAGTTGCAACGGGATCGAACCTAGGGATGGTTCAACGCCTGGAACGCCAAATTCAGGTGACTTTTTTTCAAATACGCGGTTCGGTTCCCCCGCCCGATGAGATTATTATTTTGGCGATTGATGAGGAGTCCCTCAATCAAGGTCAATTGGCGGCAAAAGATCCGCAAGGTCATCCCGACTTGACTCCCATTTTCCAATTTCCCTGGCAGCGTAAGGCTTATGGGGACGCGATCGCGCGCTTAATGTCCGCTGGGGCAAAATCCGTCTCTCTCGATATTCTTCTCACCGATCCCAGTCGCTATGGAACCAAGGACGATCGCCAACTCCAACAGGTTCTCCAGCGTTGGGGCGATCGCGTGACCTTGGCATTTGCCCACGAAACCTCGCAAAATCAAGGGATTCAGCACTATTTAGTCAAACCCCATCCCCAGCTTTTACCGGGAGAACCATCTTCAATCCATCCAGGGTTAATTAATTTTGTTCCCGACTCCGACGGCAGAATTTACCGCCTCGCTACCGATTACCGCGATCGCGTGTTGCGTCCCTTGGGGTTCAAACCCATTCCCTCCTTTGCCGAAGCCACCCTCAACGCCGCCAAGATTGATATTCCCCCCAATGCAGGGGAAGAGATTTTTTATTACGGCGGAACCGGAACCTTCCCCACCCTTTCCTTTTGGAACGTTCTCGACGATAACAATTGGGAATTGCACCGCAAAAACGGCACGTTTAAAGACAAAATCGTTTTAATCGGCGCAACTGCCGAAACCTTACAAGACTTCAAACGCACCCCCTTTTCCGAGATGATGCCAGGGGTTGAAGTTCACGCCAACGCGATCGCGACATTAATGCAAGGACGCGGAATCTCTCCCCTCCTCCCCAATCCCCCCCTAAGAGGACTCCTCCTCTTTTGTGCCATTGTGGGAATCGGTCTTTTCCTCAATCGCAAACTGAAAACCCCCATCGCTCAACTTTTGGGCGCGATCGCGCTGAGTGCGGTTTGGATCGCCATAAGCTATCTCGCCTTTACTGCTGCGGGTTTAATTGTCCCGACTGCCATTCCCGCGATCGCGATCGCCCTCTGCGGCATCTCCGGATTAGCCACCGGTTCCATTCGAGAACAACTCGAACGAATGCGCATCTATCGCACCCTCGAACGCTACGTCGCCGAACCCATCGTCAACGAAATCCTCGATCGCCACGCCGACGACTTCCAATCCCTCCTCAAAGGACGCAGAGTCAAAACCGCCATCCTCTTCTCCGACATTCGCAGCTTCACCACCTTCTCCCTAACTCGCGAACCCGAACAAGTCGTCGCACAACTCAACACCTACCTCGAAGCAATGGTCAACGCCATCCTCGCAGAAGGCGGCACCCTCGACAAATTCATCGGCGATGCAGTCATGGCAGAATTCGGTTCCCCCATCTCCCACGGCGAACGCAACGATGCCCTCAACGCCATTCGCGCGGCACTGGGAATGCGGCGAGAACTCGTCAAATTGCAGCAAAAATGGCGAGAAACCGGAGAAGAAATCCTCTTCAACGGCATTGGCATCCACTACGGCGAAGCCATCGCCGGGGATATTGGTTCCTCCAAACGGCGCGAATTTGCCGTCATCGGCGATACCGTCAACGTCGCCAGTCGCGTCGAAGGACTGACAGGAAAACTTTTTGTGGATATCCTGATTACCGAACCCCTCTACGAATTAGTCGCCGATGCTGTCGATGTGGTGGATATGGGCGCACACTCCCTCAAAGGACGCGGCGACAAAAAAATCAGACTCTACAGTTTAGTGGGACTCAAAGGCGAAAACCACGAAATTTACGTCCAAGTTCGCAACGCACTGCGCCGTTATTTGGACTTCAAGAAACGCACATCAGGTTCAAGTTGA
- a CDS encoding FecR family protein: MKTQTFRYILLGLVVLPLSFGLVSCENSKETEATSPASPQTEVSPAATEAAANLSEIQNQPVWVKSTDTEEVTGKEGMDLEVGETIRTEGEALAEVDLKNGLAFRIGGDAVLTLEPENQLNLTSGEMITWVEPGQKVPAEIVTPGGVAGIRGTTVFVKIPDDPNEGIVFFSWEGTVAVRLPNQTEEILLESGEEVLVAKGETDLEKIRNSVRQLSQEEWSQRRQKSRLLNQFAKPIPTEEEIEKAETKMSDKESGEKDSNTNPDNTSEE; encoded by the coding sequence ATGAAAACTCAAACATTTCGCTACATTCTCTTGGGATTGGTTGTTCTTCCCCTCTCTTTTGGATTGGTCAGTTGCGAAAACTCTAAAGAGACAGAGGCGACATCCCCTGCTTCTCCTCAAACCGAAGTGTCTCCCGCAGCGACGGAGGCGGCGGCAAATTTGAGCGAAATCCAAAACCAGCCGGTGTGGGTAAAATCAACTGACACCGAAGAAGTGACGGGAAAGGAAGGGATGGATTTGGAGGTTGGGGAGACAATTCGTACCGAAGGTGAAGCCCTGGCAGAGGTCGATCTAAAGAATGGTTTGGCGTTTCGGATTGGTGGGGATGCGGTTTTGACGCTAGAACCGGAAAATCAATTGAATTTGACTTCTGGCGAGATGATTACTTGGGTGGAACCGGGTCAAAAAGTTCCGGCAGAAATCGTTACGCCGGGAGGGGTTGCGGGAATTCGCGGGACGACGGTTTTTGTGAAAATTCCCGACGATCCCAATGAAGGTATTGTTTTCTTTTCATGGGAGGGGACGGTTGCGGTGCGCCTTCCCAACCAAACGGAGGAGATTTTACTCGAATCTGGGGAAGAGGTGCTGGTGGCGAAGGGAGAGACGGATTTGGAGAAAATTCGCAATTCGGTGCGGCAACTGTCTCAGGAGGAATGGAGTCAGCGTCGCCAAAAAAGTCGCTTGTTAAACCAGTTTGCGAAGCCGATTCCCACAGAGGAGGAGATTGAGAAAGCGGAAACTAAAATGTCTGATAAGGAGTCTGGTGAAAAAGATTCCAATACTAATCCCGATAACACTTCTGAAGAGTAG
- the murD gene encoding UDP-N-acetylmuramoyl-L-alanine--D-glutamate ligase — protein sequence MLHAHIIGLGRSGSAAARLLQQNGWTVVLSDRGNSETLRQQQQQLERDGITVQLGQSPSLDTSPPQLIVASPGVPWDLPLLVEARTRGIETIGEMELAWRHLNASPWVGITGTNGKTTTTALTAAIFQAANLDAPACGNIGYAACELALQKDSPYDWIIAELSSYQIESSSQLAPQIGIWTTFTPDHLSRHYTLENYYKIKASLLNRSQAQIFNGDDPYLRDVGLKEWSNAVWTSVRGKEGLLCKRDRGVYLDEDGWVVAFEERILSASSLKMVGDHNQQNLLMAVAAARLAGIEKRAIAQAVATFPGVPHRLEYICTHAGADFINDSKATNYDAAQVGLASVATPTLLIAGGELKEGDDTAWIETIKAKAVKVLLIGDAATPFSERLQQSGYNSFEIVKTMENAVSRASELAQNAKISVVLLSPACASFDQYKSFEHRGEHFRELCLQLNS from the coding sequence ATGCTTCACGCTCACATAATTGGACTGGGACGATCGGGAAGTGCGGCTGCACGGCTGCTACAACAGAACGGATGGACGGTTGTTTTGAGCGATCGCGGAAACTCCGAAACCCTGCGACAACAACAGCAACAACTGGAACGGGACGGCATTACCGTTCAATTGGGACAATCCCCCTCCCTCGATACCTCTCCCCCCCAACTGATCGTCGCCAGTCCCGGCGTTCCTTGGGATCTTCCCCTCCTTGTCGAAGCGAGAACGCGCGGTATTGAAACCATCGGCGAAATGGAACTCGCTTGGCGGCATCTCAACGCTTCCCCTTGGGTTGGCATCACCGGAACCAACGGCAAAACCACTACCACGGCATTAACCGCAGCCATTTTTCAAGCGGCAAATCTCGACGCACCTGCCTGCGGCAATATCGGCTACGCCGCCTGCGAACTGGCACTGCAAAAGGATTCCCCCTACGATTGGATTATTGCCGAACTCAGCAGCTATCAAATCGAATCTTCCAGCCAACTCGCGCCACAAATCGGCATTTGGACGACATTTACCCCCGATCACCTCAGCCGCCACTACACCCTCGAAAATTACTACAAGATTAAAGCCTCTCTCCTGAATCGCAGCCAAGCGCAAATTTTCAACGGCGACGATCCCTACCTGCGCGATGTTGGACTCAAAGAGTGGTCAAATGCTGTCTGGACGAGCGTTCGTGGGAAAGAAGGATTGCTTTGTAAGCGCGATCGCGGGGTGTATTTAGATGAAGACGGTTGGGTTGTGGCATTTGAAGAGCGAATTTTATCCGCTTCATCCCTAAAAATGGTCGGCGATCACAACCAACAAAACCTCCTCATGGCGGTAGCTGCGGCACGACTGGCGGGAATTGAAAAACGCGCGATCGCGCAAGCCGTCGCAACCTTCCCCGGTGTTCCCCACCGCCTCGAATACATTTGCACCCATGCAGGTGCAGATTTCATCAACGACAGCAAAGCCACCAACTACGACGCGGCACAAGTGGGTTTAGCCTCCGTCGCCACCCCAACCCTACTTATCGCTGGCGGCGAACTCAAGGAAGGAGACGATACCGCCTGGATTGAAACCATCAAAGCTAAAGCCGTCAAGGTCTTGCTCATTGGCGATGCCGCAACTCCTTTTTCCGAGCGCTTACAGCAATCGGGATACAATTCCTTTGAAATCGTCAAAACAATGGAAAATGCCGTTTCCAGAGCCTCAGAACTTGCTCAAAATGCCAAAATCTCCGTCGTTCTCCTCTCCCCTGCCTGCGCCAGCTTCGACCAATACAAAAGCTTTGAGCATCGCGGCGAACATTTTCGGGAGTTGTGCTTGCAGCTTAACTCTTAA
- the cysH gene encoding phosphoadenosine phosphosulfate reductase — translation MVGVALEKSEINLEAAQQQLESVDAREVVEWAAKTFGDGLVMSTSFGIQSAVMLHLVTSVVPDIPAIWVDTGYLPPETYRFAEELIERLQLNVKVYQSPMSPARMEALYGKLWEQNDVEAFNRYDQIRKVEPMQRAIAELNATAWLAGLRRDQTKHRQSLHVVERPLDVYKVHPILTWNAKTIYEYLTAHDLPYHPFFDLGYVTVGDWHSSRPLMATDENGRDTRFQGLKQECGLHLPQTWGEAESLDSSLL, via the coding sequence ATGGTGGGTGTAGCGTTAGAGAAATCAGAAATCAATCTTGAGGCGGCGCAGCAACAACTCGAATCCGTCGATGCCCGCGAAGTTGTAGAGTGGGCGGCAAAGACTTTCGGCGACGGTTTGGTGATGAGTACGAGTTTTGGCATCCAATCTGCGGTGATGTTGCACCTCGTAACCAGTGTTGTGCCGGATATTCCCGCGATCTGGGTGGATACGGGGTATTTGCCACCGGAAACCTATCGCTTTGCAGAGGAGCTAATCGAGCGCTTGCAGCTTAATGTGAAGGTGTACCAATCTCCCATGAGTCCGGCGCGAATGGAAGCGCTTTATGGCAAACTGTGGGAACAGAATGATGTGGAAGCGTTCAACCGCTACGACCAAATTCGCAAAGTCGAACCCATGCAGCGCGCGATCGCGGAATTAAACGCAACTGCTTGGCTCGCGGGATTGCGCCGGGATCAAACCAAACATCGACAAAGCCTCCACGTCGTCGAACGTCCCTTGGATGTCTACAAAGTTCATCCCATCCTCACTTGGAACGCTAAAACCATCTACGAGTATTTAACAGCGCACGATTTGCCCTACCATCCTTTCTTCGATCTCGGCTACGTCACCGTCGGCGATTGGCACTCCAGCCGTCCCCTCATGGCAACAGACGAAAATGGGAGGGATACTCGCTTCCAAGGACTCAAACAGGAGTGCGGGTTACACTTGCCTCAAACCTGGGGAGAAGCCGAGAGTTTGGATTCTAGTTTACTGTAA
- a CDS encoding PspA/IM30 family protein: MSLLNRAWRVVRANINSLVEATEDPEKTLEEMLGAMQRDLLLLRQAVAHAIATQKRTEREMAQNQAIAEDWQRRAELALQQGNESNARECLARCHGYQQTALELQKQLATQSQTITQLRTNLRALEQKLSDARAKKAMYIARARSAQAARRMQELSDRAIGTPSSRAFERMEDRVLQLEAEAELLTESATSPLERKFTALESETQVEQSLAAMRAKQFPKK, translated from the coding sequence ATGAGCTTGCTTAATCGCGCTTGGCGAGTCGTTCGCGCCAACATTAATAGTTTGGTGGAAGCGACGGAGGATCCAGAGAAGACGCTGGAAGAGATGTTAGGGGCAATGCAGAGAGACTTACTCTTGCTCCGTCAAGCGGTTGCCCACGCGATCGCGACCCAAAAGCGTACCGAGCGGGAAATGGCACAAAACCAAGCCATAGCAGAGGATTGGCAGCGTCGTGCCGAACTCGCCTTGCAGCAAGGGAACGAAAGCAACGCACGGGAATGTCTCGCACGCTGTCACGGTTATCAGCAAACCGCATTGGAATTACAAAAACAACTTGCAACGCAAAGTCAAACCATTACGCAACTGAGAACCAATCTGCGCGCCCTAGAACAGAAGCTGAGCGACGCAAGGGCGAAAAAGGCGATGTATATTGCTAGGGCGCGATCGGCGCAGGCAGCGCGACGAATGCAAGAATTAAGCGATCGCGCGATCGGCACGCCCTCAAGCCGCGCGTTTGAACGCATGGAAGATCGAGTCTTGCAACTCGAAGCAGAAGCCGAACTCTTAACCGAGTCAGCTACCTCTCCCCTAGAGCGAAAATTCACAGCCCTCGAATCAGAAACCCAAGTCGAACAGTCATTAGCCGCCATGAGAGCCAAGCAATTCCCGAAAAAGTAA